In the genome of Pseudobacteriovorax antillogorgiicola, the window GAGCCTATTGCTTGTTATCAGCGGGGGGAGCACCTATAGATGTCATCAAGCAATATATAGAAAATCAGGAAAAGCCTACAGAATGATTGCTCACCTCGCTTTGGCTCGGATCACAATTCGCCTTTCCATCCCCCACTAAATCTGGACACCCTTAGCAGGGTTTAGACTCTAGTGGGGGAATTCTGGCGGGAAATGTTAAACCATAGGAGAGCAAGCTAGCTTAGCTGGCTTTTTTTCCTTTCCACGCTGTTTGGCTTTGCTGATTGACGAATTCAAGTACTTTATTGCGACTTAACACTCCTACCACATGTCCATCATCATCTGTAACCGGATAAGCATGAAACCATCGATCGATAAACGATTGAATGGCATGAAATATCGTTGTTTTTTGATTCATACTATAAATATCGTGGCTCATGTAGTCTTCGACAAAGCGGGGTTGTTCGTTAAGATATCGCAATTGAGTTGCTAGCTTCAAGCAGTCCTTCTGCGAAAGAAAGCCCACGAGGCGCTTCTCTTTATTTAGAACCGGTGCTCCCGTTATGTTCGCTGCGACGATTTTATCGATGGCAGTCTCAATGGACGAGGCGGCTTCAAACCAAAGATACGACCGATCCATGATGGTCGCGATGGGTTCTTCAAACTGATTTGTTTCTTCCCGCACCAAGTGCGGCGTGTAGTTAACCATAGCCGTTCCTTTCTCTAAACGTTGGCTGCCACATCCTGTATCGTCGGTCTTTCCTGTAGAACTTAAGGCCTCGCTAGTAATCTTACTAAGAATTCTAGATTTTGAACGGGAATTCAAACATGCTCACCGGGAACTCATTGTGAGCACACGATAAATTATAAGTTATTGATATTATTACAGCTTGATTTTGACACCCCAATTCAATCGCTCACCTTGAAAAGGAAGTTTTTGCAACTAAACAACTTGCCTTGCACAAACCATCCTTTTTTTCCTAAGGTCTTATTATCGAAGCAAGTCATAGGATGATTTATGCATCGAGTCCATTATCAGATGAATATCTGAAGTCTAAATAATCCCATCTTTAGAGAGGCCGGTAAATTTTCTATCGGCCTCGAATTTTTTCTACTCCTTCAAAAAACGCCAAATGCACGAACTTATCTCCTATTGACAAATGTCGATAATGAATCGAACAACTCTTTGAGGCTGACTTGCGATTCGTAACACGATGGCTACTTTTCTCGGCTGGTATAATTGCTATAGCTGGGGAATCGCGATCCGACATTAAAATAACGAAATACCGATTCGACTTTGAATCGCAGTCTGCATGGCAAATTTTAGCCTCTCCGGCGACTGATTGGGATGAAGCTCTTTCTGCTGAAAGCTGGCAGGCTTACAACGTTTCATTTGAAGATCACGATGAACCGCAATTCTATTGGCTCAAATCGTCGATAACCAACCACCTACCTCTTCAGAAAAATGTTTTTTTTCACGTAGTGCCAAGCCTGATCGATCAATTCCAAGTTTTCATTGTGAAAGATAGAAAGCTAGAAAGTAGTTTTCGCTTGGGCATGGAGTCTTCGGTCCGCTCTTCAAAGGTGAGTGGATTTAGCCATAATTTTTCCCTCAATCTGCCACCAGGTGCCAAGCGAATCATATTAATTAAGCTCGAAAAAACCTATTTAAACCACATAAAAATCAAGCTTCAAGATCAGGAAACATTTAAGGTTCGGCTATCAGAGACCAGATCGTTTCACGGTGCCATTATCGGGGCGATTGGCTCTCTTTTGCTGGTAGGCTTCATCTTGAGTCTTGCCCGATCCGATCGACTATGCTTCATTTTTAGCATTGGCTCACTCTTTTCTATCGCCCTTATTGCAAGGGCATTGGGCTATTTAGGGTTTAGTGATCCAACTTTCGCTTCTTGGTGGAACCTTTGGAGCATCACTCTATTTGAAACCCTGTACATTGTATGCATGGCTCGGTACTTCTCTTTTGCACCGACTCTGAACACAGCCCATCAGGTGAGATCCATCATGAAGTTTTTTTCATGGCTGGCTCTGCTCTTTCTGCCGCTTTCCTTGATCGACATTCACTCAAGTGTAACCGTTTCCTATCTACTTAATATCTTAGGGTTTCTTGCTAACCTTCTTATTCTCGTCTCCCTTCTATCCAAACGAGATAGAGCTGTATGGCTATTTGCTCTACCACTGGTATTGCAAGGCGGGCTGATTTCATCAAGTAGTTTGATTCGCTGGGGATTTGCAGATGCTGAATCATTGGAAGCTTATCTCTATTTATTTTTCCTTGTGATCGTCAACTACTACGGAGCACTTTTGTATCAAAGTGGTGCGAAGAGACAGTCCGAACCAGCACATCCAACGCCACAAGGAGCAGGCATGGAAAGCTCCGTCACACCTGATAGCAAAGACGCACCTCTCGTTTTAGCAAAGCAAGCAAGTGCCGAGCCAGATGAAAGCAGCCTTTTTCAGGAATTTAGAATCGCCTCACTCGGAACTCTGACCAACGGTCTCGCCCACGAGCTTAATAATCCGCTCGCAATCATCGCTGGCCATCAATACCGATTGTCTTCGATGGTCCGCTCCAAAGCCCTCAATATGAATGACATCAAGGTGTCCCTCGAAAAAATTGGCAGTGCTGTGAAACGCGTTCTGTCAGTCATTGATGCTTTGAAGGCCTACTCACAAGATGATTTTGCAAAAGTCGAATTCAGTTCACACAATATTCGAGAAACTATTCAGTTCGCCTTGGATTTAAGTCGGGAGCGCTTAAATAGCCTTGGAGTTCACTTAACAACCCAGCCCATTCCTGATACTTTTATAAACTGTAACCAATCGCAGATTATGCAGTGTATTTTGATACTTATCGACAACGCCCTCGATGCTGTTCGTGACCAGGAAAGCAAAACCATCGCCATCGAATTCAAACAAACAGTCACCATGGTAGAGGTTTCTGTGATCGACAACGGGCCTGGCATATCTATCTCTCACCAATCCAGAATCTTCGATCCATTTTTTACCACTAAAAGTTCAGATCAAAGGAAAGGGCTAGGCTTGAGCATCGCAAGGGGTGTTGTGGCAAACCATGGCGGCAAACTCTATCTTAGAGCAGACTTCCCACAAACCTGCTTTGTTGTTCAACTTAAAAGATAAGTTGCTCCCGAATCAGGAACTACCGATTTCGAGTTGCATTGCTTCGTCATTCCCACCTATCGTAGGCACCCTGCAAGATCTCATTTACGGAGCACTTATGATTGTCAATGGTAGCCATAGTGAAGCCTTTTATCTTCTCCATGGTGGCGCTGGCCCGATGGACCCATCGAAGCCCTGGGTCCATAAAGCCACCAGTGCATTAATAGAGTTGGGTAAGATACTTGAAATGAAACCCTATCAGAGTGGAATTGACTTTATCACAGAAGGCTTGATGCTTCTGGAAGATCATCCAGAATTTAATGCTGGACTGGGATCTGCACTTCAGGCAGATGGTCAAGCCAGACTTACGACGTCTGTGATGTCAGGTCCTCAGCAGAGCTTTTCCGCAGTGATGTCTCTTGAAGGTATACGCCATCCTTCGAAACTAGCTCGACGACTTCAAGAAAAATCATCCCGAGTCCTTACAGCCCCTGGGCACCAAAGGCTTGCCCAAGAACTTGCCTTGCCGTTTGAAAACTTAGTCGTGCCGAAGCGCCTGGATGCGTGGCTCAAGGACATTCGTGAGGCCATGCCTGATCATGATACGGTGGGTTGCGTGCTTTATCATCCCCGAGATGGGGTTTTCGCTGGGTCGAGCACAGGTGGACGAGGTTTTGAAACTCCTGGCCGGATCAGTGACTCTGGTACCGTCGCCGGGAACTATGCCAGCCGTTTCGCTGCCGTGACTGTCACTGGTATTGGCGAAGAGATCGTCGATGATGCTGTAGCAGCGCGGTTAGAGAGCCGAGTTCGAGATGGTATGTCATTGGAGGAGGCCGGACAAAAAACTTACCACGAGGCCAAGGCCCTGCAGCGGTCCTACGGCTGGGTCGCTACCGATCACCACGGCTGCTGGCAGGTGGCTTACACGTCACAAGCCATGACATTTCTTGGCAGAAGTCTCGTAGGAGATCACCTCATCGATTCGATGGTAGCTTTTGATTGACGCGCTTTCGCTGAATTTGGCATCATTAGATTCATGAGCACAATCTAAAGGTGAAACATAGTGAATGAGTCGATCATGATCCTCGGTGGCGACCTCTTTAGCTTAATCGCTGCCCAGGTCCTGGAAAAGCTAGGCTATGAAGTGATCTGGGTTAGTAGTCGCCTGAGCCAGCAAACCAACTATGGACAGGAAATCAATCGCACCGTTACATCTCACCCCAGAATCGCCGAGTATCTTTCTTATCTATCCACCGAAGATCCGTTCCTTGCAACGGATCACATGAAAGAAAGGGTCAAGGTTATTGAATCGGCCAGCTTACTAAACTTTCTTGATAATGGTTCATTTGTTGACGTGAGACTAAAAGTTCAAAACAAGGTCCATCGCTATCGACCCGATTATTTGATTGCTACCAATCGCTTTTTCAATGTTCAGAAAAAGCTACGCATTCCCTATGAGCCAAGTCCTTGGGGCGACCGACTCCAGCAGCTTTCAGTATCTCGCTGCCATATGTTAGGTG includes:
- a CDS encoding CBS domain-containing protein, which encodes MNSRSKSRILSKITSEALSSTGKTDDTGCGSQRLEKGTAMVNYTPHLVREETNQFEEPIATIMDRSYLWFEAASSIETAIDKIVAANITGAPVLNKEKRLVGFLSQKDCLKLATQLRYLNEQPRFVEDYMSHDIYSMNQKTTIFHAIQSFIDRWFHAYPVTDDDGHVVGVLSRNKVLEFVNQQSQTAWKGKKAS
- a CDS encoding ATP-binding protein; this encodes MRFVTRWLLFSAGIIAIAGESRSDIKITKYRFDFESQSAWQILASPATDWDEALSAESWQAYNVSFEDHDEPQFYWLKSSITNHLPLQKNVFFHVVPSLIDQFQVFIVKDRKLESSFRLGMESSVRSSKVSGFSHNFSLNLPPGAKRIILIKLEKTYLNHIKIKLQDQETFKVRLSETRSFHGAIIGAIGSLLLVGFILSLARSDRLCFIFSIGSLFSIALIARALGYLGFSDPTFASWWNLWSITLFETLYIVCMARYFSFAPTLNTAHQVRSIMKFFSWLALLFLPLSLIDIHSSVTVSYLLNILGFLANLLILVSLLSKRDRAVWLFALPLVLQGGLISSSSLIRWGFADAESLEAYLYLFFLVIVNYYGALLYQSGAKRQSEPAHPTPQGAGMESSVTPDSKDAPLVLAKQASAEPDESSLFQEFRIASLGTLTNGLAHELNNPLAIIAGHQYRLSSMVRSKALNMNDIKVSLEKIGSAVKRVLSVIDALKAYSQDDFAKVEFSSHNIRETIQFALDLSRERLNSLGVHLTTQPIPDTFINCNQSQIMQCILILIDNALDAVRDQESKTIAIEFKQTVTMVEVSVIDNGPGISISHQSRIFDPFFTTKSSDQRKGLGLSIARGVVANHGGKLYLRADFPQTCFVVQLKR
- a CDS encoding isoaspartyl peptidase/L-asparaginase; the protein is MFNLKDKLLPNQELPISSCIASSFPPIVGTLQDLIYGALMIVNGSHSEAFYLLHGGAGPMDPSKPWVHKATSALIELGKILEMKPYQSGIDFITEGLMLLEDHPEFNAGLGSALQADGQARLTTSVMSGPQQSFSAVMSLEGIRHPSKLARRLQEKSSRVLTAPGHQRLAQELALPFENLVVPKRLDAWLKDIREAMPDHDTVGCVLYHPRDGVFAGSSTGGRGFETPGRISDSGTVAGNYASRFAAVTVTGIGEEIVDDAVAARLESRVRDGMSLEEAGQKTYHEAKALQRSYGWVATDHHGCWQVAYTSQAMTFLGRSLVGDHLIDSMVAFD